Proteins encoded together in one Priestia aryabhattai window:
- a CDS encoding quaternary amine ABC transporter ATP-binding protein, with translation MEHVKLKVQNITKVFGKNPSKAIDLLQKGKTKKEILEETGMTIGVNQANFEIKSGEIFVIMGLSGSGKSTLVRMFNRLVEPTSGSLILDGDDVVKMNKEELRDMRRKKMSMVFQNFALFPHRTVLDNTEYGLEVQGTPKAEREKKAKEALELVGLKGYENQYPGELSGGMQQRVGLARALANDPDILLMDEAFSALDPLIRKDMQDFLLELQEKMERTIIFITHDLDEALRIGDRIVLMKDGSVVQIGTPEEIMTNPANDYVERFVEDVNVAKVYTAESVMNRAESITVDRGPRVALKIMQEAGYSSIYVVDKKKTLLGVVTADDIIRAIKQDKLTADVLDTDIPTVTTDTLLENLYDKMVISRFPLPVVDENHRLRGIIKKERVIEALAGTDSNEVNVNE, from the coding sequence ATGGAACACGTAAAATTAAAAGTACAAAATATAACCAAAGTGTTTGGTAAGAATCCGTCAAAAGCGATTGATTTACTTCAAAAAGGAAAAACAAAAAAAGAAATTCTAGAAGAAACAGGAATGACAATTGGAGTTAATCAAGCAAACTTCGAAATCAAATCCGGTGAAATCTTCGTTATTATGGGACTCTCTGGAAGTGGTAAATCCACTTTAGTTCGTATGTTTAATCGCCTTGTTGAACCAACGTCTGGATCCCTTATTTTAGACGGTGACGATGTAGTAAAAATGAACAAAGAGGAACTTCGCGACATGCGCCGAAAAAAAATGAGCATGGTCTTCCAAAACTTTGCTTTGTTCCCTCACCGTACGGTTCTTGATAACACAGAATACGGATTAGAAGTTCAAGGTACACCAAAGGCAGAACGTGAAAAAAAAGCAAAAGAAGCGCTTGAATTAGTAGGTTTGAAAGGATACGAAAATCAATATCCTGGTGAACTGAGCGGCGGTATGCAGCAGCGTGTCGGACTCGCTCGAGCGCTTGCCAATGATCCTGACATTTTATTAATGGATGAAGCATTCAGTGCATTAGATCCGCTTATTCGTAAAGACATGCAAGATTTCTTACTAGAGCTTCAAGAAAAAATGGAACGAACAATCATTTTTATTACTCATGATCTTGATGAAGCCCTTCGAATCGGAGATCGCATCGTTTTAATGAAAGACGGCAGTGTTGTTCAAATAGGAACGCCCGAAGAAATTATGACAAATCCTGCGAACGATTATGTCGAGCGCTTTGTGGAAGACGTTAATGTAGCTAAAGTATATACAGCTGAAAGCGTAATGAATCGTGCCGAATCCATTACTGTAGACCGTGGTCCGCGCGTAGCGCTTAAAATTATGCAAGAAGCTGGTTATTCAAGCATCTATGTAGTAGACAAGAAAAAAACTCTTCTAGGCGTTGTAACTGCAGATGATATTATCCGCGCCATTAAACAAGATAAACTGACGGCAGACGTATTAGATACGGATATTCCGACTGTTACAACAGATACGCTACTAGAAAACTTGTACGACAAAATGGTTATCAGTCGCTTTCCACTGCCAGTGGTAGATGAAAACCATCGTCTGCGCGGCATCATAAAAAAAGAACGAGTGATTGAAGCACTCGCTGGTACTGATAGTAATGAGGTGAACGTAAATGAATAG
- a CDS encoding TetR family transcriptional regulator, giving the protein MVTSTSEKYDKILQAAIEVISEKGLDKTSISDIVKRAGVAQGTFYLYFKSKNALVPAIAENLLSLSLEKIKERAKTATDFLSTLEVMIDETYKTTDEYRDVLVLCYSGLAFDYSLETWEAIYLPYYNWFEEVLNEAVRKEEVIKQLNIKWTAKTMINLIENAAELFYIGREQDVTLHQSKEELFQFLKRSLVPSV; this is encoded by the coding sequence TTGGTTACAAGCACAAGTGAAAAATACGATAAAATTTTACAGGCGGCGATTGAAGTCATATCCGAAAAAGGGCTTGATAAAACATCAATTTCAGACATTGTGAAGCGTGCAGGGGTAGCTCAAGGAACTTTTTATCTTTACTTTAAATCTAAAAATGCCCTTGTTCCAGCTATCGCAGAAAACTTACTTTCTTTATCGCTTGAAAAAATTAAAGAAAGAGCTAAAACAGCAACGGATTTTCTAAGTACATTAGAGGTCATGATTGACGAAACGTATAAAACAACAGATGAATATAGGGATGTTCTTGTTTTATGCTATTCAGGGCTCGCTTTTGATTATTCATTAGAAACATGGGAAGCTATTTATTTACCTTATTACAACTGGTTTGAAGAGGTATTAAATGAGGCAGTTAGAAAAGAAGAAGTCATCAAGCAGCTTAACATTAAATGGACAGCTAAGACGATGATCAATTTGATTGAAAATGCCGCTGAACTTTTTTATATTGGGCGAGAGCAAGATGTCACACTTCACCAATCAAAGGAAGAACTTTTTCAATTCTTAAAGCGTTCTCTTGTGCCCTCCGTGTAA
- a CDS encoding ABC transporter permease has translation MNSIPKIPVGNWIDHFVTFLNDNIKGFFDVISAIVDGIVSFIVLVLTFPPALILILIVGIIAWFSSKKWSFTILSMIGLLFILNLGYWQETMDTLALVLTSVLISIIVGIPLGIWASQSEKTARIITPILDFMQTMPAFVYLIPALFFFGIGVVPGVISSVIFAMPPTIRLTNLGIREVPADLVEAANAYGSTTKQKLFKVQLPLATKTIMAGINQSIMLSLSMVVIASLVGAPGLGAEVYRAVSRLEVGTGFEAGISIVILAIILDRITQYFGNRSNQRA, from the coding sequence ATGAATAGTATTCCTAAAATTCCCGTTGGCAATTGGATTGACCATTTTGTCACGTTTTTAAATGACAATATCAAAGGGTTTTTTGATGTTATTTCAGCTATTGTCGATGGTATTGTAAGTTTTATTGTACTAGTACTAACCTTTCCCCCAGCATTAATTTTAATCTTAATTGTCGGAATCATTGCTTGGTTTTCAAGTAAAAAATGGTCGTTTACTATTTTATCGATGATTGGTCTATTGTTTATTCTTAACCTTGGCTACTGGCAAGAAACAATGGACACACTAGCCCTCGTTTTAACGAGTGTACTGATTTCGATTATAGTAGGAATTCCGCTAGGCATTTGGGCATCTCAAAGCGAAAAGACCGCTCGTATTATTACGCCAATCTTAGACTTCATGCAAACAATGCCGGCATTTGTTTATTTGATTCCAGCACTTTTCTTCTTTGGAATCGGTGTGGTACCAGGTGTTATCTCATCTGTTATCTTTGCAATGCCTCCAACGATTCGCTTAACGAACCTAGGTATTCGTGAAGTACCCGCTGACCTAGTAGAAGCAGCAAATGCCTACGGTTCAACGACAAAACAAAAATTATTTAAAGTACAGCTTCCATTAGCTACAAAAACGATCATGGCAGGAATTAACCAAAGCATCATGCTATCTCTTTCAATGGTTGTTATCGCCTCTCTTGTAGGTGCTCCGGGACTTGGTGCGGAAGTATATCGTGCAGTTTCTCGACTTGAAGTCGGCACGGGCTTTGAAGCCGGAATTTCAATCGTTATTTTAGCGATTATTTTAGACCGTATTACTCAATATTTTGGAAATCGTTCAAACCAACGAGCATAA
- a CDS encoding aldehyde dehydrogenase family protein: MDRTAVKTLTLNMYINGEWRTAEKQRSTVNPATGEVIGYAAEGSIEDMKTAIGAAREAFDSGIWSETSACERAAILFKIADKLEEAKEELAALETMDNGKPYREAEADVEDAAVCFRYYAGLITKPDGQTYSVPAPMQAMVIKEPIGVCGLIVPWNYPLLMSVWKIAPALAAGNTIVFKPSEVTPATPTKLFEILESVGLPKGVANLVMGAGDTVGNTLIQDKRVDKISFTGGTVTGKHIMRQAAENVTKVSLELGGKSPNIIFADADFETAVDYALFGIFAGSGQICAAGSRILVEESIAERFIERFAERSQKIQVGNGMDQEIEMGPLVSEEHMKKVLKYIEIGKQEGARLVCGGNRITSSGLEKGFFVEPTVFSNVTSNMKIVRDEIFGPVVVIQTFKDEKEAIQLANDTEYGLAGSVFTTDGAKALRVIKKLRAGITWVNTYHFTFNEAPWGGYKQSGIGRGLGTFGLEEFQEVKQININLQVEPIGWFKN, encoded by the coding sequence ATGGATCGTACAGCCGTTAAAACTTTAACTTTGAATATGTACATAAACGGAGAGTGGAGAACAGCAGAGAAGCAGCGTTCTACTGTTAACCCAGCTACAGGTGAAGTGATTGGATATGCTGCAGAAGGAAGCATAGAAGATATGAAAACAGCGATTGGAGCAGCACGAGAAGCCTTTGACAGCGGAATTTGGTCTGAGACTTCCGCATGTGAAAGAGCAGCTATATTATTCAAAATTGCCGATAAGCTTGAGGAAGCGAAAGAAGAACTAGCAGCACTAGAAACGATGGATAACGGAAAGCCATATCGCGAAGCTGAAGCTGATGTGGAAGATGCAGCTGTTTGTTTTAGGTATTACGCTGGGTTAATTACAAAGCCAGATGGTCAAACCTACAGTGTTCCTGCACCCATGCAAGCAATGGTTATAAAAGAACCAATCGGGGTGTGCGGGTTGATTGTACCTTGGAATTATCCGCTCTTGATGAGCGTGTGGAAAATTGCACCTGCTTTAGCTGCAGGAAATACGATTGTATTTAAACCTTCTGAAGTGACACCGGCTACTCCTACAAAACTTTTTGAGATTTTAGAAAGCGTGGGATTGCCAAAAGGAGTAGCAAACCTTGTCATGGGAGCCGGAGATACTGTTGGAAATACGCTTATTCAAGATAAGCGAGTTGATAAAATTTCCTTTACAGGCGGAACCGTAACTGGAAAACACATTATGCGTCAAGCAGCGGAAAATGTAACGAAAGTTTCTTTAGAACTTGGAGGAAAGTCACCGAACATTATATTTGCTGACGCTGACTTTGAAACAGCTGTAGATTATGCGTTATTTGGAATTTTTGCAGGAAGCGGCCAAATTTGCGCTGCAGGCTCTCGTATTTTAGTAGAAGAAAGCATTGCTGAGCGATTTATCGAACGTTTTGCAGAACGTTCCCAAAAAATTCAAGTAGGCAATGGAATGGATCAAGAGATTGAAATGGGTCCTCTGGTAAGTGAAGAACATATGAAAAAAGTATTAAAGTACATCGAAATTGGAAAGCAAGAAGGCGCCCGTCTTGTATGCGGAGGCAATCGAATCACCAGCAGTGGATTGGAAAAAGGATTTTTTGTAGAACCCACGGTTTTTAGTAACGTTACGTCAAATATGAAAATTGTGCGAGATGAAATCTTTGGACCCGTTGTCGTTATTCAAACATTTAAAGACGAAAAAGAAGCTATTCAGCTTGCAAATGATACGGAATATGGTTTGGCAGGCAGTGTGTTTACAACCGACGGCGCAAAAGCTCTTCGGGTGATTAAAAAGCTGCGTGCGGGCATCACTTGGGTAAACACGTATCATTTTACATTTAATGAAGCGCCT
- a CDS encoding glycine betaine ABC transporter substrate-binding protein: MKKLLLISMTCFLLVIASACGNGNGAFKDEKTITIGMNNYTENIAYTYVWKQILEDRGYKVRTVFLEKAGVWVGTANDDIDISFAPWLPTTDAPFYKKYKDQVNIEDPWLKNARLGFAVPTYMKDVNTTEDLAKVASDVDNKVIGIDPGSSINGLAEQALKDYNLKSYTLVKSSEAAMLSELRKAYDAKKPIVVTMWNPHWAFADFDIKYLKDPKNSFGDPDNIYTMTSKEFKKTNPRVIKWMNNAQMNDKLISPLLSQVEKSSNPEEAAQEWVKKHKKLVDSWTKD, from the coding sequence ATGAAGAAACTATTGTTAATCAGCATGACTTGTTTTCTTCTAGTTATTGCTTCCGCTTGCGGCAACGGTAATGGCGCATTTAAAGATGAAAAAACTATTACCATTGGCATGAATAACTATACTGAAAACATTGCCTACACGTACGTTTGGAAACAGATTTTAGAAGATCGAGGTTATAAGGTTAGAACTGTTTTCTTAGAAAAAGCCGGTGTTTGGGTAGGAACAGCTAATGACGATATTGATATTTCGTTTGCACCATGGCTGCCCACAACAGATGCGCCTTTTTACAAAAAATATAAAGATCAAGTGAACATCGAAGACCCTTGGCTTAAAAATGCACGCTTAGGATTCGCAGTTCCCACCTACATGAAAGACGTGAACACAACGGAAGACCTTGCTAAAGTTGCTTCTGATGTCGACAACAAAGTTATTGGAATTGACCCAGGCTCCAGTATTAACGGATTAGCGGAACAAGCGTTAAAAGATTATAACCTAAAAAGCTATACGCTTGTAAAATCGTCTGAGGCAGCTATGCTCAGTGAACTACGCAAAGCCTATGATGCCAAAAAGCCAATTGTTGTTACCATGTGGAATCCGCACTGGGCTTTTGCAGATTTTGATATCAAATACTTAAAAGATCCTAAAAATTCATTTGGAGATCCTGATAACATTTACACAATGACAAGCAAGGAATTTAAAAAGACAAATCCTCGAGTCATAAAATGGATGAATAATGCACAAATGAATGATAAATTAATCAGTCCTCTTCTGTCACAAGTCGAAAAATCTTCAAACCCTGAAGAAGCAGCGCAAGAATGGGTGAAAAAGCATAAAAAGCTAGTCGACAGTTGGACAAAAGATTAA